In a genomic window of Alistipes sp. ZOR0009:
- a CDS encoding transketolase family protein, giving the protein MIKYENTGSKDTRSGFGAALEILGDTNPNVVALCADLIGSLKMDAFVAKHPERFVQTGIAEANMMGMAAGLAVGGKIPFAGTFAAFATGEVYNQVRQSVAYSNTNVKIAASHAGITLGEDGATHQIMEDIGLMKMLPNMVVINPCDFNQTKAATIAAAEYQGPVYLRFGRPVVPNFTPADQKFEIGKALMLNSGTDVTIIATGHLVWKSIEAAEMLESQGISVELINIHTIKPLDAAAILGSVKKTRACVVAEEHLIAGGLGESVAQVLAQHLPTPMEFVAVNDKFGESGTPEELMKKYHLEAEDVVDAAKRVIARK; this is encoded by the coding sequence ATGATTAAATACGAAAATACAGGCAGCAAGGATACCCGCTCGGGATTTGGTGCTGCGCTCGAAATACTTGGAGATACTAATCCTAACGTGGTTGCGCTTTGTGCCGACCTTATAGGCTCGCTCAAGATGGACGCTTTCGTGGCAAAGCATCCAGAACGTTTTGTGCAAACAGGTATCGCAGAAGCTAACATGATGGGTATGGCTGCCGGTTTAGCGGTTGGCGGGAAAATTCCTTTCGCAGGAACTTTTGCTGCATTTGCTACTGGCGAGGTGTACAACCAGGTTCGCCAATCGGTTGCCTACTCTAATACCAACGTGAAAATTGCGGCTTCTCACGCAGGTATCACCTTAGGAGAGGATGGGGCTACCCACCAAATTATGGAAGATATCGGGTTAATGAAGATGCTCCCTAATATGGTTGTTATCAATCCATGCGACTTTAACCAAACAAAGGCGGCAACAATTGCTGCGGCAGAGTATCAGGGACCTGTTTACCTTCGCTTTGGCCGTCCTGTAGTGCCAAACTTTACCCCTGCTGATCAAAAATTCGAGATAGGCAAGGCGCTAATGCTAAATTCAGGTACGGATGTTACCATTATCGCTACCGGTCACCTCGTATGGAAGTCCATCGAAGCCGCAGAGATGCTCGAATCACAAGGCATTAGCGTTGAGCTGATAAACATTCATACCATCAAACCTCTTGATGCAGCAGCAATCCTCGGATCTGTAAAGAAAACGCGTGCTTGCGTTGTTGCCGAAGAGCATCTTATTGCAGGAGGTTTAGGAGAGAGCGTTGCACAGGTATTGGCACAGCATTTGCCAACTCCGATGGAGTTTGTGGCTGTTAACGATAAGTTTGGCGAAAGTGGAACTCCTG
- a CDS encoding transketolase: protein MADIAALKRMSTQVRRDIIRMVHGANSGHPGGSLGCADFLTALYMNFLKSDPKDFRYNAENQDVFYLSNGHISPVWYSVLARTGYFGVDELATFRKLGARLQGHPTPEKKLPGVRVASGSLGQGLSVAVGTALSKRMNGDKSLVFTLHGDGELQEGQVWEAAMFAAANKVDNLIATVDYNGKQIDGPVDKVLSLGNLAAKWDAFGWDVHTMDGNNMEEVVAGIENAIAATGKGKPVVILMKTEMGFGVDFMMGTHAWHGKAPNAEQTEKALAQLEETLGDY from the coding sequence ATGGCAGATATTGCAGCGCTAAAACGGATGTCAACTCAGGTTCGTAGAGATATCATTCGTATGGTTCATGGGGCAAATTCGGGGCATCCTGGTGGTTCATTAGGGTGTGCGGATTTCTTAACCGCCCTTTACATGAATTTCTTAAAAAGTGACCCTAAGGATTTTCGATATAATGCGGAAAATCAAGATGTGTTCTACCTTTCAAATGGGCATATTTCTCCAGTTTGGTATAGCGTTTTGGCACGTACCGGCTATTTTGGAGTAGACGAGCTGGCAACTTTCCGTAAGCTAGGTGCGCGTCTTCAGGGGCACCCAACTCCCGAAAAGAAGCTCCCTGGCGTAAGAGTAGCCTCTGGTTCTCTAGGACAGGGATTGTCGGTTGCGGTAGGTACCGCTCTTTCGAAGAGGATGAACGGCGACAAGTCGTTGGTCTTTACGCTTCATGGCGATGGCGAGCTTCAGGAAGGTCAGGTTTGGGAGGCGGCCATGTTTGCTGCGGCTAATAAGGTGGATAACCTTATTGCAACGGTTGATTACAACGGCAAGCAAATTGACGGTCCTGTAGATAAGGTTTTATCGTTAGGTAACCTTGCTGCTAAGTGGGATGCTTTTGGTTGGGACGTTCATACAATGGACGGAAACAACATGGAAGAGGTGGTTGCTGGTATCGAAAACGCCATTGCTGCAACCGGAAAAGGAAAGCCTGTTGTTATCCTTATGAAGACAGAAATGGGCTTCGGGGTTGACTTCATGATGGGAACCCACGCTTGGCACGGTAAGGCTCCAAATGCCGAACAAACAGAAAAGGCGCTTGCTCAGCTAGAGGAAACTCTTGGTGACTATTAA